One genomic segment of Candidatus Fusobacterium pullicola includes these proteins:
- a CDS encoding YhcH/YjgK/YiaL family protein, producing the protein MIYGEIKELGFYKGISKALDTAIDCILSGEYKKGINGKNEIDGDVVYFNQPAEPKTKSVEEGFLEGHKKYIDIHVVIEGEERIGYVPNSKVKVTKEYDEVGDFEIYGGEVESFYYLNNERFLICFPGEPHMALIKAGSEPQTIKKVIFKVLVD; encoded by the coding sequence ATGATATATGGAGAAATAAAAGAGTTAGGATTTTATAAAGGGATCTCAAAGGCTTTAGATACAGCGATAGATTGTATTTTAAGTGGAGAATATAAAAAAGGAATAAATGGAAAAAATGAGATAGATGGAGATGTTGTTTACTTCAATCAACCTGCTGAACCAAAAACTAAATCAGTTGAAGAGGGATTTTTAGAAGGGCATAAAAAATATATAGATATTCATGTGGTAATTGAGGGAGAAGAGAGAATAGGATATGTTCCTAACTCTAAAGTAAAAGTAACAAAAGAGTATGATGAGGTTGGAGACTTTGAAATTTATGGTGGAGAAGTAGAATCGTTTTATTATTTGAATAATGAAAGATTCTTAATCTGCTTTCCAGGAGAACCACATATGGCTTTGATAAAAGCTGGTTCTGAGCCACAAACTATAAAAAAAGTTATATTCAAGGTACTAGTTGATTAA
- a CDS encoding ROK family protein — translation MKVIGLDIGGTAVKYGLLDENGVILELGEFPTEAEKGVENLFKNICKVIDKYLSDDILGIAVSGTGQIDGTIGKVIGGNPIIPGWIGTNLVEKLEDRYKIPAVLENDVNCAALGEKWLGAGKNSENFVCLTIGTGIGGGIILNGDIFRGDTYVAGEFGHIQIVKGGEECLCGKKGCYERYASATALVKMVKEKTGKTLNGKEIFELEKSGDKEIKEIVDRWIDYFTDGLSTIAYIFNPPLVVIGGGVTKQGEYLLNRILVSLDSKLGINYKKNLKIKFAELGNNAGILGAEYLLLKKVGKVK, via the coding sequence ATGAAAGTAATAGGATTAGATATTGGTGGAACAGCTGTAAAATATGGACTTTTAGATGAAAATGGAGTAATTCTAGAATTGGGAGAGTTTCCAACTGAAGCAGAAAAGGGAGTAGAGAATCTTTTTAAGAATATTTGTAAGGTTATAGATAAATATTTAAGTGATGATATTTTAGGAATAGCTGTATCAGGAACTGGACAGATAGATGGAACTATTGGTAAGGTAATAGGAGGGAATCCAATAATACCAGGATGGATAGGAACTAATCTAGTTGAGAAACTAGAAGATAGATACAAGATACCAGCAGTTTTAGAAAATGATGTGAACTGTGCAGCTTTAGGAGAAAAATGGCTAGGTGCTGGAAAAAATAGTGAAAACTTTGTATGTTTGACTATAGGAACAGGAATAGGTGGAGGAATAATTTTGAATGGGGATATCTTTAGAGGAGATACCTATGTAGCTGGTGAATTTGGACATATTCAAATAGTAAAGGGTGGAGAAGAGTGTTTATGTGGTAAGAAGGGTTGTTATGAGAGATATGCTTCAGCAACAGCCTTGGTAAAAATGGTAAAAGAGAAAACAGGAAAAACTTTAAATGGAAAAGAGATTTTTGAACTTGAAAAGTCTGGAGATAAAGAGATAAAAGAGATAGTTGATAGATGGATTGACTATTTTACAGATGGACTTAGTACTATAGCTTATATTTTTAATCCACCATTGGTAGTAATAGGCGGAGGAGTTACAAAACAGGGTGAATATCTTTTAAATAGAATTTTAGTGAGTCTAGATTCGAAATTGGGGATAAACTATAAAAAGAACCTTAAAATAAAGTTTGCAGAGTTGGGAAATAATGCTGGAATACTAGGAGCAGAATATCTTTTATTAAAAAAGGTAGGTAAAGTAAAATAA
- a CDS encoding LacI family transcriptional regulator: MITQKEIAERLGISRTTVARAINGSPLIKEETKRKILELVKETNYEKNYVGSSLGTRKSKKVYSLVVESKNEFYTQEILRGIKIISEEYKAYNYKIDIKTTDINDPKKQIKELKEILKKEDIDGLIITPLDRDSVFKILEPYLDKIKVISLGIRLNKNILHVGPDHQKQGEIAAGLMSNLLRDGEKVLIIDNGDDKVSSKLYLDGFMNRISRTSLTIEGPIDGGGIEKSVELLKERLKKGDIKGLYINRYSHDILDRIEKKELTGIKIVTNGIGKIIKKLIKERIITLTVMEEISSEGYTAGKRMFEMLYKEKVFKGHCDVSKSHIILYENLED, translated from the coding sequence ATGATAACTCAAAAAGAGATAGCAGAGAGATTAGGGATTAGTAGAACAACAGTTGCGAGAGCTATAAATGGAAGTCCTTTAATTAAAGAGGAAACAAAGAGAAAAATATTGGAATTAGTAAAGGAAACAAATTATGAAAAAAACTATGTAGGTAGCTCTTTAGGAACAAGGAAAAGTAAGAAAGTGTACTCCTTAGTAGTAGAGTCAAAAAATGAATTTTATACTCAAGAAATATTAAGAGGTATAAAAATTATTTCAGAAGAATATAAAGCCTACAATTATAAGATAGATATAAAAACAACAGATATAAACGATCCTAAAAAACAGATAAAAGAGTTAAAAGAGATATTAAAAAAAGAGGATATAGATGGATTGATAATAACTCCTTTGGATAGAGATAGTGTATTTAAGATATTGGAGCCGTATTTAGATAAAATAAAGGTAATATCATTGGGAATAAGATTAAATAAAAATATTCTTCATGTAGGTCCAGATCATCAAAAGCAAGGAGAGATAGCAGCAGGACTTATGAGTAATCTCTTAAGAGATGGAGAGAAAGTTTTAATAATTGATAATGGAGATGATAAAGTTTCATCTAAGTTATATTTAGATGGATTTATGAATAGGATATCTCGAACTAGTTTAACAATAGAAGGTCCTATAGATGGTGGTGGAATAGAGAAAAGTGTGGAGTTGTTAAAAGAGAGGTTAAAAAAAGGAGATATTAAAGGGTTATATATAAATAGATATTCACACGATATATTGGATAGAATAGAGAAAAAAGAGTTAACTGGAATTAAAATTGTAACAAATGGAATAGGAAAAATAATAAAAAAATTGATTAAGGAAAGGATTATAACTTTAACTGTAATGGAAGAGATATCTTCTGAGGGGTATACGGCTGGAAAAAGAATGTTTGAAATGTTATATAAAGAAAAAGTTTTTAAAGGGCATTGTGATGTGTCAAAATCACATATAATTTTATATGAAAATTTAGAGGATTAG
- a CDS encoding sodium:solute symporter → MNWHWFNWVVILLYFIGMFMVGVYFSKRANSTEDYFKAGGRVPSWVTACSIYATALSSISFIAIPASVFSKGWLLGMAPLGIIPIVWVAAVIFVPFFRRVNVTTAYEYLGKRFDNKFRLIGSLAFILFHVVRMAIVLYLPTLALQHALPSLNPVILTVGVAVFCVAYTSMGGIEAVLWSDAIQTIVLLLGAFLIIIAGFTAAPEGIGQGFKALSEGGMLLNRDFFSLDLAKISIWTMLIGGFVNSIYSYVGSQDIVQRYNTTKNEQEAKKSLFMNIPLLLTSIFIFVGMGSALFIFFKFKAQLPEGINGNAILPYFVIQYIPTGISGLVLAAIFAAAQSTVSSSLNSVSTCMTADILQQLRPDMSDKQKLAFAKGSSWIVGILSTILAVYFLYEGQGDMFLYFQAITGLLGGPIAGVFLVGIFFERVDTKAVWVGFIASILIALYLTNPMNMVSNLIPGYVKPQVFEFMISFLIIGGSVIVSVIASFLTGSPKAEQIKGLTYASVKNMKEDSKID, encoded by the coding sequence ATGAATTGGCATTGGTTTAACTGGGTTGTAATTTTACTTTATTTTATTGGAATGTTTATGGTTGGGGTTTATTTTTCAAAGAGAGCTAACTCTACTGAGGATTACTTCAAGGCAGGAGGAAGAGTTCCTTCATGGGTAACAGCATGTAGTATCTATGCAACAGCTCTATCTTCAATATCTTTTATAGCTATACCTGCTTCTGTATTCAGTAAAGGTTGGTTACTTGGAATGGCACCTCTTGGTATTATACCAATTGTTTGGGTTGCTGCAGTAATCTTTGTACCTTTCTTTAGAAGAGTTAACGTTACTACTGCTTATGAGTATCTTGGTAAGAGATTTGATAATAAATTTAGATTAATTGGAAGTTTAGCTTTCATCTTATTCCACGTTGTTAGAATGGCTATAGTTCTTTACTTACCAACACTTGCACTACAACATGCACTTCCTTCATTAAATCCTGTTATATTAACAGTTGGAGTTGCTGTTTTCTGTGTTGCTTATACTTCTATGGGTGGTATTGAAGCTGTACTTTGGTCTGACGCAATTCAAACTATTGTACTATTACTTGGAGCTTTCTTAATTATTATAGCTGGATTTACTGCTGCCCCTGAAGGTATCGGACAAGGATTTAAAGCACTTTCTGAAGGTGGAATGCTTCTAAATAGAGATTTCTTTAGCTTAGATTTAGCTAAAATCAGTATCTGGACTATGTTAATTGGTGGATTTGTTAACTCTATCTACTCTTATGTAGGAAGCCAAGATATAGTTCAAAGATACAATACTACTAAAAATGAACAAGAAGCTAAGAAAAGTTTATTTATGAATATTCCTCTTCTTCTTACAAGTATCTTCATCTTTGTAGGAATGGGTTCTGCACTATTTATCTTCTTTAAATTTAAAGCTCAACTTCCAGAAGGAATCAACGGAAATGCTATATTACCTTATTTCGTAATTCAATATATCCCTACTGGTATCTCTGGACTTGTTTTAGCTGCTATATTTGCTGCAGCACAATCTACAGTATCATCAAGTTTAAACTCTGTTTCAACTTGTATGACTGCTGATATCTTACAACAATTAAGACCTGACATGAGTGATAAACAAAAATTAGCTTTCGCTAAAGGTTCAAGCTGGATAGTTGGTATCTTAAGTACAATTTTAGCAGTATATTTCCTATATGAAGGACAAGGAGATATGTTCCTATACTTCCAAGCTATAACTGGATTATTAGGAGGACCTATTGCTGGAGTATTCTTAGTTGGAATCTTCTTTGAAAGAGTTGATACAAAAGCTGTTTGGGTAGGATTTATAGCTTCAATACTAATTGCTCTATACTTAACTAACCCTATGAACATGGTTTCTAACCTAATTCCTGGTTATGTAAAACCTCAAGTATTTGAATTTATGATCTCTTTCTTAATCATTGGTGGAAGTGTTATTGTATCAGTTATTGCATCTTTCTTAACTGGTTCACCTAAAGCTGAGCAAATAAAAGGACTAACTTATGCTTCAGTTAAAAATATGAAAGAAGATAGTAAAATTGATTAA
- a CDS encoding ComF family protein: protein MKINPMIIEGNWKEGYTLDYFMTESNYKGEDIFGYPIFDVKYSEIGKAMNELKYHKEYDKAAEIAKVVAKFIREEWKIEDKIDGIIATPPTYQREIQPLFQIVKHLGETLKKPISLDFFRKLNSEELKRLPQEKKIELFKNSIIKERKLTKRGSVLVIDDIFSTGATLRNLCELLKDDIYVDDIYVLTICKNIKSK, encoded by the coding sequence GTGAAGATAAATCCTATGATTATTGAAGGAAATTGGAAAGAGGGATATACTTTAGATTATTTTATGACAGAGAGCAATTATAAAGGAGAGGATATTTTTGGTTATCCAATTTTTGATGTAAAATATAGTGAGATTGGGAAAGCAATGAACGAATTAAAATATCATAAAGAGTATGATAAAGCAGCAGAGATAGCTAAAGTAGTAGCAAAATTTATAAGAGAAGAGTGGAAAATAGAGGATAAAATTGATGGAATAATAGCAACACCACCTACATACCAAAGGGAGATACAACCACTTTTTCAAATAGTAAAACATTTAGGTGAGACTTTAAAGAAACCAATATCTTTAGATTTTTTTAGAAAGTTAAATTCAGAAGAATTGAAAAGACTACCTCAAGAGAAAAAAATAGAGTTATTTAAGAATAGTATAATTAAAGAGAGAAAATTAACAAAACGTGGGAGTGTCTTAGTAATAGATGATATATTTAGTACAGGAGCAACTTTAAGAAATTTATGTGAACTTTTAAAGGATGATATATATGTAGATGATATATATGTTTTAACAATTTGTAAAAATATAAAAAGTAAATAA
- a CDS encoding cold-shock protein — MLKGTVKWFNKEKGFGFVTSEEGADYFVHFTGIVGEGFRTLEEGQAVTFEVTEGKKGPMAVEVKAA, encoded by the coding sequence ATGTTAAAAGGAACTGTAAAATGGTTTAACAAAGAAAAAGGGTTTGGATTTGTAACTAGTGAAGAGGGTGCTGATTACTTCGTACACTTCACTGGAATAGTAGGAGAAGGATTCAGAACTTTAGAAGAGGGACAAGCTGTTACTTTTGAAGTTACAGAAGGTAAAAAAGGACCTATGGCAGTTGAAGTTAAAGCTGCATAG